The Aeromicrobium tamlense nucleotide sequence CCCGGTGCCCGACAGCGACACCGGCACGAACGCCTACTTCACCTTCGTGGCGGGCGTCGAGGCGATCGACGCGCTCCCGGCCGACACCTCGCCCCTCGACCTCATGCGCACGTTCGCCGAGGGCCTGCTGATGGGCGCCCGGGGCAACTGCGGCACGATCCTGGCCGAGCTCGTGCGCGGCTCGCTGCGCGTCCTGCGAGGCTGCGTCGACGGGCTCAGCGCCGACGACGTCGCCGGAGCGCTGGAGGCCGCGTCCGCCGCCGCCTACGCCGCCGTCGGCCGGCCGCAGGAGGGCACGATCCTCACCGTCGCGGCTGCCGCGGCGAGGGCCGCCCGCGAGGCCGCCACCAACGACGACGACCCGAAGCGCGTCTTCGACGTGGCGTCCGGCGCCGCCCGCGAGGCGCTCGCGCTGACGCCCACGCAGTTCGAGCGGCTGGCGCGGGCCGGGGTGGTCGACGCCGGCGGCCGCGCGCTCGTGGTCGTCCTCGACTCCGTCGCCTTCGCGCTCACCGGCCGCACGCCCACCCCGCGACCCGCCACCGTGCCCGTCCCGATCGTCGAGCCCGGCGCCGACCTGGGGGAGGACGGTCCGTCGTACGAGGTCATGTACCTGCTGCGCACCGCCGACGACCGCATCCCCGAGCTGCGCACCGCGCTCGAGCCGCTGGGCGACTCGCTCGTCGTCGTGGGCGGCGAGGGGCTGTGGAACGTGCACGTCCACGTCGACGACGTCGGCGCGGCGATCGAGGCCGGCATCGCGGCCGGGTCCCCGTTCCGGATCTCGGTCACGCACTTCGCCGAGCAGATCGCGCGTCCGGCCCGGCCCGCCGGCGGCCGCCTCATCCTCAGCGCCGTCACGGGTCCCGGCCTCGCCGAGCTCACCCATCGTGCGGGCGGCACGGCGCTGCACTTCGCGCCCGACCGGTCGCTCACGGTGGCCGAGGTCGCCGCCGCGATCGACGGCAGCGGCGCCGACGAGGTCATCCTGCTGCCCAACCGCGCCGGCCACATCGCGATGTTCGAGGCCGCCGCCGCGAAGGCCCGCGACGCCGGGGCCCGCGTGGCGGTGCTGCCCACCACGGTGCAGGTCCAGGCCCTCACCGCGCTCGCGGTGCACGACCCCGGACGGCCGTTCGACGTCGTGGTCGTCGCGATGTCCAACGCGGCAGGCGCCACGCGGCACGGCGCGGTCACGATCGCGGCCGAGGACGGTATCACGATGGCCGGGCCCTGCAGCGCCGGCGACGTGCTCGGCGTCGTGAACGGCGACTTCGCGATCGTCGGCTCCTCGCAGGTCGACGTCGCCTTCGACGTGCTCCAGCGGCTCGACCTCGCCACCGCGGAGATGGTCACGCTCGTCACGGGCCGCGACTGCGACGCCGCCACGAGCGAGAAGATCGCGGCGCGCGTGCAGCAGGAGGCGCCGCACGTCGACGTCGAGACGATCGAGGGCGACCAGGACACCTACCCGCTCTTCCTGGCGGTGGAATGACCGCGATCGACTTCGACACCCGCCTGTCCAAGGTCGTGGGGGACTCGGCCAAGAAGCTCGAGAAGGCGTTCGGGCACCGCACCGTCGGCGACCTGCTGCGGCACTTCCCGCGCCGCTACATCGACCTCGAGCACCCCGACTCGTTCGAGGACCTCGAGGAGGGCCACGTCGTGGCGTTCGTCGCCACGGTCCTCGACGTGAAGAAGCTCCCCTTCCGCAACAACCCGCGCAAGTTCCGCGTGGTCGTGACGCTGTCGGACGGTCGCGCCACGATGGAGGCCGTCTTCTTCAACCAGTACGCCGTCTCCAAGACGCCCGTCGGCAGCCAGCAGCTGCTGTCGGGCGAGGTCTCGGTCTACCAGGGGCGCCTCCAGCTGGCCTCGCCCCACATGCGCGAGCTGCCCGAGGGCAAGACGCTCGCCGACCTCGGTCGTGGCGGCGGTGCGATGCCGATCTATCCGGCGGGCGGGGGCCTCACCACGTGGGACGTCGAGCGCGCCGTCACGGTGGCGCTCGACGTCGTCGACGTGTTCCCCGAGCCCATCCCGGCCGCGGTCCGGTCCGAGCGCGGCCTGCTCGACGCGCCCACGGCCTACGAGTACATCCACCGTCCGCGGAAGCGCTCGGACTGGGTGTTCGCCCAGACCCGGCTGCGCTTCGAGGAGGCGTTCGAGGTGCAGGCGGTCTTCGCCAAGCGCCGCTCCGACTCCGCGCAGCGGCGCTCGCTCGCGCGGCCGGGGCGCGGCGACGGCATTCGCGTGGCGTTCGAGCAGCGGCTCCCGTTCCAGCTCACCGCGGGTCAGGCGCAGGTGGCCGCCGAGATCGACCAGGACCTCGCCGCCACCCATCCCATGCACCGGCTGCTGCAGGGCGAGGTCGGCTCGGGCAAGACCATCGTCGCGCTGCTGGCGATGCTGCAGGTCGTCGACTCCGGCGGCCAGGCGGCACTGTTGGCACCCACTGAGGTGCTCGCGACCCAGCACCACCGCAGCATGGAGCGGATGCTCGGCGACCTGGCGAAGGGCGGGATGCTCGGCGGCGCCGACGAGGCCACCCGGATCCGGCTGCTCACCGGCTCGATGGGCGCGAAGGCCCGCCAGCAGACGCTGCTCGACATCGTCTCGGGCGAGGCCGGCATCGTGGTCGGCACGCACGCGCTGCTGGAGCAGACCGTGCAGTTCGCCGACCTCGGCCTCGTCGTCATCGACGAGCAGCACCGGTTCGGCGTCGAGCAGCGGTCGGCCCTGTCCGACCGCGCGGCGGCCGCGGACGGCGTCAGCCCGCACGTGCTCGTCATGACCGCCACCCCGATCCCGCGCACCATCGCGATGACCGTCTTCGGCGACCTCGAGGTCTCCACGCTCCGCGAGCTGCCCGCCGGGCGCCAGCCCATCCAGTCCAACGTCGTGCCCGTCGCCGAGCAGCCGGGGTGGCTCGAGCGGGCGTGGCAGCGCGTGCACGAGGAGGTCGGGCGCGGCCGTCAGGCCTACGTGGTCGTCTCGCGCATCGGCGAGGCCACGGCCGACGACGACGTCGAGCCGCCGCCCGACGACGACGCCGAGGAGAAGCGCCCCACGGTCGGTCTCGTCGAGCTGGCCGAGGCGTTGGAGCAGGGGCCCCTGGCGGGCCTGCGGCTCGGGAGGCTCCACGGCCGCATGCCGCCCGACGAGAAGGACGCCGTGATGTCCGCCTTCGCGGCCGGCGACGTCGACGTGCTGGTCGCGACGACCGTGGTCGAGGTGGGCGTCGACGTCCCCAACGCCACGATGATGATCGTCATGGACGCCGACCGCTTCGGCGTCTCGCAGCTGCACCAGCTGCGCGGGCGCGTGGGCCGTGGGTCCGAGCCCGGCCTGTGCCTGCTCGTCACGGGGTCGCCGGCCGGCACGTCGGCCCGCGAGCGCCTCGCCGCCGTGGCCGCCAGCACCGACGGCTTCGAGCTGTCGCGACTCGACGTCGAGCTGCGCCGCGAGGGTGACGTCCTGGGCGCGCGCCAGTCGGGCGTCCGCTCCAGCCTCAAGCTGCTGTCGGTCGTGCGCGACGAGCAGATCATCGCCGACGCGCGCGACGCCGCCGTGGCCGCGCTGGACTCGGGTGACGTCCCGCCCGACCTCGAGGCGTCGATCCGCCGCCTCGAGGAGTCCGAGCGCGCTGAGTACCTGGAGCGTGCATGAGCGAGCGCCAGCGAGCGAGCATGCGGCTGTCGATGCCGTCGCCGTCGTACCGTGCGTCCTTCACGGCGGTGACGGCATGACGAGGATCATCGCCGGCCGCTGGGGCGGCAGGCGGCTGGCGACGCCGCCCGGCGACGGCACCCGTCCCACCTCCGACCGGGTGCGCGAGTCGATGTTCGCCTCGCTCAACTCGCTGCTCGGCGGCTTCGACGGGGTGCGGGTCCTCGACCTCTTCGCCGGCTCGGGCGCTCTGGGGCTCGAGGCCGTGTCGCGCGGCGCCCAGCACGCCGACCTCGTCGAGTCGAACGACCGCGCGGCCCGCACGATCCAGCGCAACGTCGCCGACCTGAAGGCGCCCGCCCGCGTGCACAAGGTCACCGCCCAGCGGTTCGTGGCCGCGCCGGGAGGTCCGTGGCACCTCGTGTTCCTCGATCCTCCCTACGCCGTCACGACCGACGAGGTGGCCTCGATCGTCGCCGCGCTGCGGCCGTCCCTGGCCGAGGACGCCGTCGTCGTGGTCGAGCGTTCCAGCCGCGATCCGTTCGCCTGGCCCGAGGGGTTCGACGCGCTGCGGGACAAGGCGTACGGCGAGACGCGGCTTTGGTACGGTCACTGACATGACGCGCGTGGTGTGCCCCGGTTCCTTCGATCCCGTCACGAACGGCCACCTCGACATCATCGAGCGCGCCTCGTTCCTGTTCGACGAGGTCGTCGTCGTGGTCCTGGTCAACGAGAGCAAGGCCGGGCTGTTCCCGATCGAGCGCCGCATCGAGCTGATCGCCGAGGCGACCGCCGAGATGGAGAACGTCACCCTCGACTCGTACGCGGGCCTGCTGGTCGACTACTGCGCCCAGAACGACGTCCAGGCGATCGTCAAGGGCCTGCGCGCGGTGTCGGACTTCGACTACGAGCTGCAGATGGCCCAGATGAACGGCAACCTCACGGGCATCGACACGGTCTTCATCCCCACGTCGCCCGACTACACGTTCATCGCCTCGAGCCTGGTCAAGGAGGTCGCGCGCCACGGCGGCGACGTCAACGGCCTCGTGCCCAAGCACGTGATGAACGCTCTCGACGAGGCCTTCGGTCACTGACCCGTCACTGCACGGGCGAGCGCGGCTCCCAGCGCCGTCCGAGGTGACTCCCGCGGCGGACCGCCTGGTTCCCGAAGCGCGCCGCGACGCGGTCGAGCGTCTGGTCGAGCGCCGGGTCGGCCTCGTCGTCGAGCGGCAGCACCAGCTGCGCGCCATGGTCGTCGAGCCCCGACAGGGCGACGCCCACCAACGTGATGCCGTCGCGGTCGATCTCGTCGCGGCGCGACGCGAGCAGGGCTCGGGCGACCTCGGAGATCACCGAGGTGCTCTCGGTGGGGCGGGGGAGCGTGCGCGAGGAGGTCGAGCGGCGGAAGTCGCCGAACCGCAGCCGCACCGTGACGGTCGCGGCCGTGCGCCCGGCCCGGCGCATCCGTCGGCCCACCTTGTCGCACAGCGCGAGCAGCGCGAGGTCGGCGGCCTCGAAGCGGGCCCGCCCCAGCGCGTGCTGCGCGCCGATGGACCGGCGCGACGGCGCGGACTCGACCTTGCGCGCGTCGCGACCGTGGGCGAGGGCGTGCAGGTGGTGGCCGGCCGCGCGCCCCACGATCGCCGAGAGCTCTGCGGGGGAGAGCCGCGCGACGTCGGCCACGGTGCGCAGGCGGGCGGCGCGCAGCTTCTCGGCCGTGACGTCGCCCACGCCCCACAGCCGCTCGACGGGCAGCGCGTGGAGGAACTGGAGCTCGTCGTCGAGGGGGACCACGAGCAGGCCGTCGGGCTTGGCGAGCGTGCTGGCGACCTTGGCGAGGTACGGCGTGCGGGCGAGGCCGACCGAGATCGGCAGGCCGGTCTCGGCCTGCACGCGGCGCCGCAGCTCGCGCGCGATCGGCAGGGCCGGACCGCGCAGGCGCCGCAGGCCCGACACGTCGAGGAACGCCTCGTCGATCGACAGCGCCCGGACCAGGGGAGTGGTGTCGCGGAAGATCTCGAAGACGGCCTTGCTGGCCGCGACGTAGGCCTCGAAGCGCGGCGGCACGACGACCGCGTCGGGGCACAGGCGCAGCGCCTGGCGCCCACCCATCGCGGTGCGGACGCCGCGGGCGCGGGCCTCGTAGGAGCCCGACAGGACCACCCCGCCACCGACGATGACCGGCCGCCCCCGCAGCGCGGGGTCGTCGCGCTGCTCGACCGAGGCGTAGAACGCATCGAGGTCGGCGTGCAGGATGGACCCGAACGGGTCCGGTTCCACCGTCTCCACCCTCCGACCTTCGCACCGAGGACTGACGGAAACCGACGCCGCCACCGACCGCGATTCGCGTCCGCGAGGCGCGGCGGGGTAGGATCGACGCTGGCCCGTTTGCGGGCCGTGATCTTCTGATGCACTCGATGAGGGGCTGTTGTGACTTCGGGACCGTTCGTGTTCGACACCTTGGTGTTGGGACGTCGACCCGGGACCGAGAAGTCGTACGACCTCGTCCTCGATGCACCTGCTGATCTCGGCCTGGACGTCTTCGGTGTTCCTGAGGGATCGCCCATCGAGCTCGAGCTTCGGCTCGAGGCTGTGATGGACGGTGTCCTCGCCACCGGGACGGCCTCGGCCCATGCTGTCGGAGAGTGTGTGCGCTGCCTGATCGGCGTCGAGAGCGATCTCGAGGTCGACTTCCAGGAGCTCTACCTCTACGACGACGCGGGCGAGGACGAGCTGGAGCTCGAGGACGACCTGCTCGACCTCGAGCCCGTCCTGCGGGACGCGGTGGTGCTCGCACTGCCGCACAACCCGTTGTGTGATCCGGAGTGTCCGGGACTGTGCCCCGAGTGCGGGGTGCGACTCGCGGACGATCCCGAGCACACACACGGTGAGGCGATCGACCCGAGATGGTCGGCGCTGACCCAACTGACCGAACGACCTGAGGAGTAACCGTGGCCGTCCCGAAGCGGAAGATGTCGCGCAGCAACACCCGGCACCGCCGTTCTGCCTGGAAGACGACGGCTGTCGCCACCGTCGACTGCGCCAACCCCGCCTGCAACGCGAAGGTGATGTCGCACCGCGCCTGCGCCGAGTGCGGCCAGTACGGCGCGCGCGGCGAGCGTCGTCAGGTCCTCTGACCTGCACGACGTGCCCGAGCTCGCGGCACTGAGTGAGACGCTCGGGGTCCCTGATCTGGACCCCGAGCTCCTCACTCATGCCCTGACGCACCGGTCGTTCTCCTACGAGAACGGCCAGATCCCGAACAACGAGCGCCTGGAGTTCCTGGGCGACTCGGTGCTCGGGCTCGTGGTCACCGAGACGCTGTTCCGGGGCCACCCCGACCTCCCCGAGGGTCAGCTGGCGAAGCTGCGTGCAGCGGTCGTCAGCGCCAAGGCGCTCGCGGAGGTCGCTCGCACGCTCGGACTCGGCGACCACCTCCGACTCGGGCGCGGCGAGGAGGCCTCCGGCGGTCGGAACAAGCCCTCGATCCTGTCCGATGCCATGGAGGCCGTGCTCGGCGCGGTCTTCGTCGAGTTCGGCATCGAGCGCGCAGCCGACGTCATCCACTCGATCTTCGACCCGGTCATCGCCGACGCCGCCCAGATGGGCGCAGGCCTGGACTGGAAGACGTCGCTGCAGGAGATCTCCGCCCTGCACGGACTCGGCGTCCCCGTCTACGTCCTCGAGGGCACCGGCCCCGACCACGACAAGACCTTCACCGCCTCGGTCGTGCTGAACGACCAGCGCTTCGACGGCGGCACCGGCCGCTCCAAGAAGGACGCCGAGCAGATGGTCGCCGAGATCGCCTGGCGCTCCATCAGCGCCCGCGCGGCGGCCGCCGACGGCGCGAACGCCCACGGTGCCCGAACTTCCTGAGGTCGAGGTCGTCCGGCGCGGCCTGGACGACCACGTCGTCGGTCGCACCCTCACCGCGGTGGAGGTGCTCGACGCCCGCTCCGTCCGCCGCCACGGCCCCGGACCCTCCGACTTCGTCGCCCGCCTGACCGGTCGCCACGTCACGGCCGCCCACCGCCGCGGCAAGTACCTCTGGATGTCGCTCGACGACGGCTCCAGCGTCCTGACCCATCTCGGCATGAGCGGCCAGGCCCTGATCTGCGACCCCGACGCCCCGCCACCGCGTCACCTGCGGATCACGTTCGACCTCGACGACGGCCGCCAGCTGCGGTTCGCCGACCAGCGAATCTTCGGCGGCATGGCGGTCAGCGAGACCGACCCGCCCACCGAGATCGCGCACATCGCGCTCGACCCGCTCGACCCCGACTTCGACGACGCCGCGTTCGTGGCGCGCCTGCGCCGCCGCCAGACGGGCGTCAAGCGCGCGCTGCTCGACCAGGGTCTCGTCTCGGGCGTGGGGAACATCTACGCCGACGAGGCGCTGTGGCGCAGCCGCCTGCACTACGCCCGCAACACGAAGGGCCTGCGCATCGCCGAGGTCACCGACCTGATCGGGCACGTCCGCGACGTCATGGCCGAGGCCCTCGAGCAGGGCGGCACCTCGTTCGACGCGCTCTACGTCAACGTCAACGGGCAGAGCGGCTACTTCGACCGGTCGCTGCACGCGTACGGGCAGGAAGGCCGCCCGTGCGACCGCTGCGGGTCGATCATCGTGCGCGAGCCGTTCATGAACCGGTCGTCCTACCGGTGCCCCACCTGTCAGCCTCGCCCGCGCAACGGTCGCTGGTGAGCGCGGCGGGCCGCTCGCCTCGCTAGGGTGACGGCGTGGACCGGTACGGGAGCGAGGCGCGCGAGCGCTACGTCGCCGAGCCGCCCAAGCGCTCGGGACGCACGTCCTTCGAGCGCGACCGTGCCCGGATCCTGCACTCGTCGGCGCTGCGCCGGCTGGCCGGCAAGACCCAGGTCATGGGCGCCGGCACCGACGACTTCGTCCGCAACCGGCTGACGCACTCGCTCGAGGTCGCCCAGGTCGCCCGCGAGCTCGGGAAGAGCCTGGGCTGCGACCCCGAGATCGTCGACTCCGCCGCCCTCTCGCACGACCTCGGTCACCCTCCGTTCGGCCACAACGGCGAGATGGCGCTGAACGAGGTCGCCGGGTCGATCGGCGGGTTCGAGGGCAACGCCCAGACGCTGCGGATCCTCTCGCGGCTCGAGGCCAAGACGGTCGACGCGCACGGCCGCAGCGTGGGCCTCAACCTGACGCGCGCGACCCTGGCCTCCTGCGTGAAGTACCCGTGGCGTCGCGGCGAGCGCGACACCCCCAAGTTCGGCGTCTACGAGGACGACCTGCCGGTGTTCGAGTGGCTCGACACGCAGGGCCGGCTCACGATCGAGGCGCAGGTCATGGACCTCTCCGACGACATCGCGTACAGCGTGCACGACGTCGAGGACGGCGTGTTCGGCGGCTGGTTCAGCCTCGTCGGCGACCTCGACACGCCGGGCTCGTGGCAGGTGGCGCGCGACTGGTACGACGCCTCGGCCACCGACGACCGCCTCGACGCGGCGCTCACGCGGCTGCAGGACCTGCCCGAGTGGCCCACCGCCCCGTTCGCCGCCGACCGTCCGGCCCGCGCCGTGCTCAAGAGCCTCACCAGCGCCCTCATCGGCCGGTTCGCGGGGGCGGCCTACGCGGCCACCGTGGAGCGCTGGGGGACCGACCCGCTCGTCCGCTACGGGGGCGACGTCGAGGTCCCGCGGGACACGCTCGACGAGATCAACGTGCTCAAGTCCCTCGCCGCCCACCACGTGATGCGTGCCGATCCGCGCGTCCGCGATCTCGCCCAGCAGCGCGACCTCCTCCACGGGATCGTGGCCCACCTGCGGCTGAAGGGCGAGGGTGAGCTGGAGCCCGAGTTCGCCGCCGACTTCCGCGCGGCGAGCGACGACGCGCAGCGGCTGCGCGTCATCGTCGACCAGGTCGCGAGCCTCACCGACGCCTCGGCGGTCGCGTGGGGCCGTCGCCTCCTCGGCTAGCCGCGACGACCCACCACGAGGGGTGGCGTCGCCGCGTAGGATCACGCCATGGCGCGGATCAAGGACGAGGACATCCAACTCGTCCGCGAGCGCATCCGGATCGACGAGGTCGTCGAGCAGTACGTCACCCTCAAGAACGCCGGCGGCGGCGCCCGCAAGGGACTGTGCCCGTTCCACGACGAGAAGTCGCCGTCGTTCAACGTGCGCCCCGCGCAGGGGTTCTACCACTGCTTCGGCTGCGGAGCGGGTGGCGACGCGATCAAGTTCCTCATGGAGATCGAGGGGCTCGCGTTCGCCGAGGCCGTCGAGCGGCTCGCCGACAAGTACGGCATCCAGCTGCGCTACGAGGAGACCGGCGCGCCCACGGGCCCGCGCCGCGACCCCGGCCAGCGCCAGCGTCTCCTGCTCGCCCACAAGGCCGCCGCCTCGTTCTACGCCGAGCAGCTGATGTCGTCGCCCGAGGCCGTGCCGGGCCGTCGCCTGGTCACCGACCGCGGCTTCGACCAGGCCGCGGCCGAGCTCTTTGGCATGGGGTGGGCGCCCAAGTCGGGCGAGGCCCTCGTGGCGCACCTGCGCGGTAAGGGCTTCACCGAGGAGGAGCTCATCGTCGGCGGCCTGGCCCGCCGGTCCGCACGCGGCCTGTTCGACGCGTTCCAGGGCCGCCTGCTGTGGCCGATCAAGGAGATCTCGGGCGAGGTCATCGGCTTCGGCGGGCGCCGGATGTTCGACGACGACTTCATGAAGGGCAAGTACGTCAACACGTCCGAGACGCCGATCTACAAGAAGGCCCAGGTCCTCTACGGCATCGACCTCGCGCGCGACCCGATCCGCAAGCAGAGCCAGGCGGTGGTTGTCGAGGGCTACACCGACGTCATGGCGTGCCACCAGGCCGGCGTGCTGACGGCGGTGGCCACGTGCGGCACCGCCTTCGGCGAGGGGCACGCGCGCGTCATGCGGCGCCTCATGCTCGACCACGACGCCTTCCGCGGCGAGGTCATCTTCACCTTCGACGGCGACGAGGCAGGCCAGAAGGCTGCGGTGAAGGCGTTCGAGGGCGATGACGAATTCAGTGGACAGACCTACGTCGCGGTCGAGAAGAGAGGCATGGACCCGTGCGACCTGCGCCTGAACGATGGCGACGAGGCCGTCCGCGAGCTGATTTCGTCCCGCGTCCCCCTCTATCGGTTCATCCTGGACAACACGCTTGAGAAGTATGACCTCGATCGCGCTGATCAGCGCATTGATGCCGTCCGTGAAGCTCTTGGTCTCACGGCCGCCGTTCGGGACGATTCGAAGGTGGCGTCGTTCCTGAGAGAGATCGCGGCTCGCGTCGGCATCGACCCGACCGTGGTGTACGCCGAACGGAAGAAGCTGAGCCAGCAGCCGACGCCAGCCCGGCGGGTGTCCCGGCCGACTCAATCCGACCAGCAGCGCCCCGAGCCCACGGTGTTCGCCAGCTTCGGCGCGCCCCAGTTCGCCGACGAGCGCGAGGCCCTCAAGGCGCTCGCGCAGTACCCGCACGTGGCCCGGCCCGTCGCGGCCGACCTGACCGACGACGACTTCGTGCACCCCGTGGCGCGCGAGATCTGGCGGCACATGGTGGCGCGCGGCCTGCCTGAGCAGTCGGACGCGGGCTGGCTGCCCGCCGTCGCCGACTCGCTGCCCGGGGACGACCTGCGTCGCGTGCTCGGTGTCGCCGCGGTCGAGCCCCTGCACGCGTCCGAGCAGGGTGCCGTCGCGGTCGTGCCGGCCGTGCTCGTGCGGCTCCAGGAGCTGTCGCTGGCGCGTCAGATCACCGACGTGAAGTCGCGTCTGCAGCGCACGGAGCCCACGGCTCCGGAGTACCAGGAGGTCTTCGGTCGCCTCGTGGAGCTGGAGCAGCGTCGCCGCGGCCTGCGCGAGCGCGCGCTCGGCGCGGCTCTCTGAGTCCCGGGCCGGGGGAGTGCTGTGCACGACCGCTGGGTGCCGTCCACAGCCTGACGCGAGTCCCTGTCGCGGCCTCGGCCCGCACGCGAGGTTGGGGTGGTGTCGCCCTTCGTCATCCACGCCCTCGCCCAGGTCCCGATCCCCGCGGACGCCGAACGGATCCTCGCGCGCGCCGCGGTCGCCGGCGACCGTGAGGCACGCGAGGAGCTCATCTGCGCCGGCCTGCGCAACGTCGCCCTGCACGCGCTGCGGCTCGGTCACCGCGGCGAGCGCCTCGACGAGGCCGTCGCGGCCGGTGCCGAGGGCCTGATCCTCGCCGTCGACCGGTTCGATCCCGAGCGGGGGAC carries:
- the dnaG gene encoding DNA primase yields the protein MARIKDEDIQLVRERIRIDEVVEQYVTLKNAGGGARKGLCPFHDEKSPSFNVRPAQGFYHCFGCGAGGDAIKFLMEIEGLAFAEAVERLADKYGIQLRYEETGAPTGPRRDPGQRQRLLLAHKAAASFYAEQLMSSPEAVPGRRLVTDRGFDQAAAELFGMGWAPKSGEALVAHLRGKGFTEEELIVGGLARRSARGLFDAFQGRLLWPIKEISGEVIGFGGRRMFDDDFMKGKYVNTSETPIYKKAQVLYGIDLARDPIRKQSQAVVVEGYTDVMACHQAGVLTAVATCGTAFGEGHARVMRRLMLDHDAFRGEVIFTFDGDEAGQKAAVKAFEGDDEFSGQTYVAVEKRGMDPCDLRLNDGDEAVRELISSRVPLYRFILDNTLEKYDLDRADQRIDAVREALGLTAAVRDDSKVASFLREIAARVGIDPTVVYAERKKLSQQPTPARRVSRPTQSDQQRPEPTVFASFGAPQFADEREALKALAQYPHVARPVAADLTDDDFVHPVAREIWRHMVARGLPEQSDAGWLPAVADSLPGDDLRRVLGVAAVEPLHASEQGAVAVVPAVLVRLQELSLARQITDVKSRLQRTEPTAPEYQEVFGRLVELEQRRRGLRERALGAAL